A single region of the Sulfurospirillum arsenophilum NBRC 109478 genome encodes:
- a CDS encoding CPXCG motif-containing cysteine-rich protein, which yields MDNTLFDKTITCPYCWENFSIFIEPSSEVGESYIEDCYVCCRPIEIYVASKHDDFIDIRVSRIEGNEF from the coding sequence ATGGATAACACACTGTTCGATAAAACCATCACATGCCCTTACTGTTGGGAGAACTTTTCTATTTTCATTGAACCTAGTAGTGAAGTGGGAGAGAGTTATATTGAGGATTGTTACGTCTGCTGTCGCCCCATCGAAATTTACGTTGCATCGAAACATGACGACTTTATAGATATTCGAGTTAGCCGTATAGAGGGGAATGAGTTTTAG
- the fliI gene encoding flagellar protein export ATPase FliI: MPLERLKKQLHGKSLSPMFGTITKISSTTIEACGLRPSIGDIVKIVSLDGAKSELGMITEVDRNSFFISPFGFIEGFKTGDKVFISEQGMMIPVGEELLGRVVDPFIRPKDGKGTVGATSMAPIMKAPLDPMKRGLINEPFRVGVKTIDGLLTCGKGQKMGIFAGSGVGKSTLMGMIVKGAEASIKVVALIGERGREVPEFIEKNLGGNLDNTVIVVATSDDSPLMRKYGAFSAMSIAEYFKDQGRDVLFMMDSVTRFAMAQREIGLALGEPPTSKGYPPSVLALLPQLMERAGKEEGKGSITAFFTVLVEGDDLSDPIADQSRSILDGHIVLSRELTDYGIYPPISIQNSASRVMGDVIDGEHKKAAMRFKRLNSILKENEVLIRIGAYEKGNDKELDIAISKKEKMNGFLQQDPEEVFEFEATVAELKQIIA; this comes from the coding sequence ATGCCACTCGAGCGCCTCAAAAAACAACTTCACGGTAAAAGCCTCTCTCCCATGTTTGGCACCATCACCAAAATTAGCTCCACGACCATTGAGGCGTGTGGGCTAAGACCTAGTATTGGTGATATTGTTAAAATTGTTTCACTTGATGGGGCTAAAAGTGAGCTTGGCATGATCACCGAAGTGGATCGCAACTCCTTTTTTATCTCTCCTTTTGGTTTTATTGAAGGTTTTAAAACTGGTGATAAAGTCTTTATCAGTGAGCAAGGCATGATGATCCCTGTGGGCGAAGAGTTGCTTGGACGTGTGGTTGACCCGTTTATTCGCCCAAAAGATGGCAAAGGAACGGTAGGTGCAACGTCAATGGCACCTATCATGAAAGCGCCACTTGATCCGATGAAAAGAGGGCTAATTAACGAGCCATTTCGTGTCGGTGTCAAGACCATTGATGGACTTTTGACGTGTGGCAAAGGTCAGAAAATGGGCATCTTTGCAGGAAGTGGTGTGGGTAAGTCCACACTGATGGGCATGATCGTTAAAGGTGCAGAAGCCTCCATCAAAGTCGTTGCACTCATAGGGGAACGTGGACGTGAGGTCCCTGAGTTTATTGAAAAAAACTTGGGTGGTAACCTTGACAATACTGTCATTGTGGTAGCGACCAGCGATGATTCGCCTTTGATGCGAAAATACGGTGCTTTTAGTGCAATGAGCATTGCAGAGTACTTTAAAGACCAAGGACGAGATGTTCTGTTTATGATGGACTCCGTTACACGTTTTGCGATGGCACAACGTGAAATTGGTTTGGCTTTGGGTGAGCCACCAACCTCTAAAGGCTATCCGCCATCCGTTTTGGCACTTTTGCCTCAACTCATGGAGCGGGCAGGAAAAGAAGAGGGTAAAGGCTCGATTACAGCGTTCTTTACTGTTTTGGTTGAGGGTGATGATCTTAGTGATCCAATTGCCGATCAATCCAGAAGTATTTTGGATGGTCACATTGTTCTCAGTCGTGAGCTCACCGACTATGGTATTTACCCGCCGATTAGCATTCAAAACAGTGCTTCAAGGGTTATGGGCGATGTCATCGATGGTGAGCATAAAAAAGCGGCGATGCGCTTTAAGCGCCTTAACTCCATTTTGAAAGAGAACGAGGTTCTCATTCGTATTGGTGCGTATGAAAAAGGCAACGATAAAGAGTTAGATATCGCAATTAGCAAAAAAGAGAAGATGAATGGCTTCTTACAGCAAGATCCTGAAGAAGTTTTTGAGTTTGAAGCAACGGTTGCTGAGTTAAAACAGATCATTGCCTAA
- a CDS encoding iron-sulfur cluster assembly scaffold protein NifU, whose protein sequence is MAKNSLIGGSIWEEYSQKVQDLMNNPQNMGQLTEEDAKAMGGKLVIADFGAESCGDAVRLYWIVDEATEIIKAAKFKSFGCGTAIASSDTMAELCIGKTVSEAVKITNIDVEKAMRDTPDIPAVPPQKMHCSVMAYDVIKAAAASYKGVDAASFEDDIIVCECARVSLGTIREVIKINDLKTVEDITNYTKAGAFCKSCIKPGGHEAREYYLVDILRDTRAEMEHDHLLAISNSKIDGTSTVSFEELTVVKKLKEIEAIIDENIRPMLVMDGGNLEILDIKDGSDGAIDVYIRYLGACSGCASSSTGTLYAIEAVLQEKLSKNIRILPV, encoded by the coding sequence ATGGCAAAAAATAGTTTAATTGGCGGCTCCATCTGGGAGGAATACAGCCAAAAAGTACAAGATTTGATGAATAACCCACAAAATATGGGACAATTAACCGAAGAAGATGCAAAAGCAATGGGCGGAAAGCTTGTCATTGCAGATTTTGGTGCAGAGAGCTGTGGCGACGCGGTCAGACTTTATTGGATCGTTGATGAAGCAACTGAAATCATCAAAGCGGCAAAATTTAAAAGTTTTGGTTGTGGTACAGCCATCGCAAGTTCTGACACGATGGCAGAACTTTGTATCGGTAAGACAGTTTCTGAAGCGGTTAAAATCACCAATATTGATGTTGAAAAAGCAATGCGCGATACTCCAGACATTCCTGCGGTTCCACCTCAAAAAATGCACTGTTCTGTTATGGCGTACGATGTTATCAAAGCTGCTGCTGCTTCGTATAAAGGCGTTGATGCCGCAAGTTTTGAAGATGACATCATCGTATGTGAATGTGCGCGTGTTAGCCTTGGAACGATTAGAGAAGTCATTAAAATTAACGACCTTAAAACCGTTGAAGACATTACGAATTACACCAAAGCAGGTGCATTTTGTAAATCCTGTATTAAACCAGGTGGTCATGAAGCACGTGAATACTACCTTGTTGACATTCTAAGAGATACCAGAGCTGAGATGGAACATGACCATTTGCTCGCTATTTCCAATTCAAAAATTGATGGCACTAGCACGGTAAGTTTTGAAGAGTTGACCGTTGTTAAAAAACTAAAAGAGATCGAAGCGATCATCGATGAAAACATCCGTCCAATGCTCGTTATGGATGGCGGTAACCTTGAAATTCTTGATATCAAAGATGGAAGTGATGGCGCAATCGACGTTTACATCCGTTATCTTGGTGCATGCAGTGGTTGTGCAAGTAGCTCTACAGGCACACTTTATGCGATTGAAGCTGTCTTACAAGAGAAATTAAGTAAAAATATACGAATATTACCTGTCTGA
- a CDS encoding oxidoreductase, with product MGCKCCQKAWGLEDIGDLKGKTIIVTGGNSGLGFYTALALGEAGAEVIIACRDKVKGQAALEKLQKSASSGLFKLEILDLADQESIANFANRFLALNKPLDILVNNAGVMAPPKREVTTKGFELQFATNHLGHFALTGLLLPALKRSQKPRVVVVSSLVAFWGKINFNDLQSNLSYNPMQAYGQSKLANLDFMLELGKKAPWLTCVAAHPGASITNLQRYSKPSKIFVKLLGQEAEKGALPTLLACVDDVSSGTFYGPKGCLQLKGSPKIKRLPCRARNTAEHEKLWAISEDLTKIKYDFS from the coding sequence ATGGGTTGTAAATGTTGCCAAAAGGCATGGGGACTAGAAGACATCGGCGATTTAAAGGGGAAAACTATCATTGTTACAGGTGGCAATAGTGGACTTGGATTTTATACAGCTTTGGCATTAGGTGAAGCAGGAGCCGAGGTTATCATTGCATGCAGAGATAAAGTAAAGGGGCAAGCAGCGTTAGAAAAACTACAAAAATCAGCATCAAGCGGTCTATTTAAACTAGAAATACTTGATTTAGCCGATCAAGAGTCTATTGCCAACTTTGCCAATAGATTTTTGGCATTAAATAAGCCCTTAGACATTCTCGTTAATAATGCAGGAGTAATGGCACCACCAAAGAGAGAAGTAACCACGAAAGGTTTTGAGCTTCAATTTGCCACCAACCATTTAGGGCACTTTGCCTTGACGGGACTATTATTGCCTGCGTTGAAAAGAAGTCAAAAACCGCGTGTTGTGGTTGTCTCTAGTTTAGTAGCATTTTGGGGTAAAATCAATTTCAATGACCTTCAAAGTAACCTGAGTTATAACCCAATGCAAGCATACGGACAGTCCAAACTCGCCAATCTTGATTTCATGCTTGAGCTAGGGAAAAAAGCACCGTGGTTAACATGTGTAGCAGCTCACCCTGGTGCATCTATAACAAACTTACAAAGATATTCAAAGCCCTCAAAGATATTCGTTAAACTCCTTGGTCAAGAAGCAGAAAAAGGAGCATTACCAACCCTGCTCGCTTGTGTAGACGATGTTTCAAGTGGTACGTTCTATGGCCCAAAAGGGTGCTTACAACTCAAAGGATCACCAAAAATAAAACGCTTACCATGTCGTGCAAGAAATACAGCTGAACATGAAAAATTGTGGGCAATATCTGAAGATCTAACAAAAATAAAATATGATTTCAGTTAA
- the folE gene encoding GTP cyclohydrolase I FolE, which yields MQRREEFEQAVKTMLEIIGENTQREGLLKTPTRVFKAYEHMTQGYHQSPNEVLGEALFESDNNQMVLIKDIEFYSMCEHHLLPIIGRAHVAYIPNGKVVGLSKIPRMVDIFARRLQIQEQLTEQIAKAIDDVIAPKGVGVVIQARHMCMEMRGVEKTHSNTTTSALRGLFLKADTRKEFFDIINAPQANRY from the coding sequence ATGCAACGAAGAGAAGAGTTTGAACAAGCCGTCAAAACAATGCTTGAAATTATTGGTGAAAATACCCAGCGTGAGGGGCTTTTAAAGACACCAACACGCGTTTTTAAAGCATATGAACATATGACACAAGGGTATCATCAAAGTCCCAATGAGGTATTGGGTGAAGCACTTTTTGAGAGCGACAATAATCAAATGGTACTTATTAAAGATATAGAGTTTTATTCGATGTGTGAACATCACCTTCTACCGATTATTGGACGTGCTCATGTTGCGTACATTCCTAATGGAAAAGTCGTTGGACTTTCCAAAATTCCTCGTATGGTTGACATTTTTGCGCGCCGTCTTCAAATCCAAGAACAACTTACCGAACAAATTGCTAAAGCGATTGATGATGTTATTGCTCCCAAAGGAGTAGGTGTTGTCATCCAAGCACGTCATATGTGTATGGAAATGAGAGGGGTTGAAAAAACACACTCCAATACCACGACATCAGCACTTCGTGGACTCTTTCTCAAAGCAGATACGAGGAAAGAGTTTTTCGACATCATCAATGCACCGCAGGCTAATCGCTACTAA
- a CDS encoding molybdopterin synthase catalytic subunit — protein sequence MLELHDGPLHVNTILASWYDHVCDKNYGAFIPFVGIVRDEDGIEGLSFDIYEPILNNWFNVWQEKAREQNAYLLMAHSRGDVPNHTSSYIAAVVSPKRKVALKMINDFVEDFKANAPIWKYDLVEGKRVYAKERSHVLSGSGLLKADA from the coding sequence ATGCTTGAACTTCATGATGGACCTTTACATGTAAACACGATTTTAGCTTCGTGGTACGACCACGTTTGCGATAAAAATTATGGTGCATTTATCCCTTTTGTAGGCATCGTCAGAGATGAAGATGGTATCGAAGGGCTTAGTTTTGACATTTACGAGCCTATTTTAAATAACTGGTTTAACGTGTGGCAAGAAAAAGCCAGAGAGCAAAACGCTTACCTTCTTATGGCGCACTCTCGTGGTGATGTACCTAACCATACTTCAAGCTACATTGCCGCTGTTGTCTCTCCGAAACGTAAAGTTGCCCTTAAAATGATTAACGATTTTGTCGAAGATTTTAAAGCCAATGCTCCTATTTGGAAATATGATTTGGTAGAAGGCAAACGCGTGTATGCCAAAGAGCGCTCGCATGTTCTCAGTGGCTCTGGACTCTTAAAGGCGGATGCATGA
- a CDS encoding SLC13 family permease — MFNTKKIIFIVLALIAMLSMIYLTPEMAGLNFKGKVALGVGIFAIIVWITQALDDAQSGFLIIAFLVLFGAGKIGEALIGYSSTGVWIVVLGMIMAACMGDTGLSKRLALIIVSKIGKSAINLYWAISLVTLLMTFFIPSLAAKTLLVIPIITSMGLAFGAEKGQSTLVKGLIYIVTVAGTMYCMGIMTSHAANPISVSLIKNATGVTVGWMEWFKIGMPPALLMGLIATYMIIKMFPPDIKDISAGQDVMQKQLNAMGKMSSKEIYTFVIFITTLLLWATDKLHGLDTTLVALLAVAAMIAPVPTQVMTWKEAEKKVPWNVFIVYGAGLSMGSLLVKTGAAAWLASTFFHPLLSLDVKLQVVIFIWLMLALQVLFTGAGPKTTALTPVVIAHAIAVAALPANAGMQVTAFVILVSMNMLHQYLLPVSNLPNIIGLATEEITSSELIKVGAIMSLFGAVFCTIMVYTYWSWIGLF; from the coding sequence ATGTTTAACACCAAGAAGATTATTTTTATTGTTTTGGCTTTAATCGCCATGCTTTCCATGATTTATCTTACACCCGAAATGGCGGGACTCAATTTCAAAGGAAAAGTAGCGCTTGGGGTTGGCATCTTTGCCATCATTGTGTGGATCACTCAAGCTCTGGATGATGCCCAGAGTGGTTTTTTAATCATTGCTTTTTTGGTTCTCTTTGGTGCAGGAAAAATTGGTGAAGCACTGATTGGGTATTCTTCAACGGGCGTTTGGATTGTCGTTCTTGGTATGATTATGGCAGCCTGTATGGGTGACACTGGGCTTTCCAAAAGGCTTGCGCTCATCATTGTAAGCAAGATCGGAAAATCCGCCATCAATTTATACTGGGCGATCTCCTTAGTCACACTTCTTATGACCTTTTTCATTCCTTCTCTTGCGGCTAAAACGCTTTTGGTTATACCGATTATCACCTCAATGGGTTTAGCGTTTGGTGCCGAAAAAGGGCAAAGTACACTAGTCAAAGGCTTGATTTATATTGTTACCGTGGCAGGAACGATGTACTGCATGGGCATTATGACCTCTCACGCCGCCAATCCAATTTCTGTTAGTCTTATCAAAAATGCAACAGGAGTAACCGTAGGCTGGATGGAGTGGTTTAAAATCGGCATGCCACCAGCCCTACTTATGGGCTTAATCGCAACGTATATGATTATTAAGATGTTTCCACCCGACATCAAAGACATCTCAGCAGGTCAAGATGTCATGCAAAAACAGTTAAATGCTATGGGGAAAATGAGCTCAAAAGAGATTTATACGTTTGTCATTTTCATCACGACGCTTCTTTTATGGGCAACCGATAAACTTCACGGTCTTGATACCACGCTCGTTGCCCTACTTGCCGTTGCTGCGATGATAGCCCCCGTTCCTACGCAAGTCATGACATGGAAAGAAGCTGAGAAAAAAGTTCCTTGGAATGTTTTTATCGTGTATGGGGCTGGTTTGTCTATGGGTTCATTGCTCGTTAAAACAGGCGCCGCCGCGTGGCTTGCGAGTACGTTTTTTCATCCATTACTTAGTCTTGATGTCAAACTACAAGTCGTCATTTTCATCTGGCTAATGCTTGCACTTCAAGTCTTATTCACAGGAGCAGGTCCCAAAACAACGGCATTAACACCTGTAGTCATCGCCCATGCCATCGCCGTTGCCGCCCTTCCTGCCAATGCAGGTATGCAAGTCACAGCATTTGTCATTTTAGTCAGTATGAATATGCTTCACCAATACCTACTCCCCGTCTCCAATCTCCCGAACATCATCGGTCTTGCAACGGAAGAGATCACCTCAAGTGAGTTGATTAAAGTGGGTGCGATCATGAGTCTATTTGGAGCAGTTTTTTGTACGATTATGGTCTACACGTATTGGAGTTGGATAGGGCTATTTTGA
- the tig gene encoding trigger factor → MQIKVNRTNSANAAVEATISPALLQKKEEKMIASAASNMKVDGFRKGKVPAHIVKARYGKQLKEDAQTEALRELYTKALAELDIKADLVVGEPSFSKFEEKDGGLDLVMKLSFKPTIIIEGYKECVPEYKAPKITKKEIAERLEKTLQLVADLKTVEEKRAVKSGDFVVIDFEGFIDGVAFEGGKAEGYTLEIGSNSFIPGFEDGIIGLKVSSKAKEIAVTFPETYGNKDLAGKPTTFKVTLKEIKVKDIPETPSEEMIKKLLPGVENPTLEVLEGQIEDEIRNEKLAKLFNDEVKPKFVENVLEKIVFDLPENIVDQEIDLQMRSVFGKLSEDEIKEYAGNPEKIKEKREEFRAESEKSVKLTFIVDELAKQETINVSDQEVLQMIYFEAMQQGANPKEYLEFYEKQGVLPAIKMSIIEERLFTKLFTKGK, encoded by the coding sequence ATGCAAATTAAAGTTAACCGTACAAATAGTGCTAATGCTGCAGTTGAGGCAACCATTTCACCTGCGCTTTTACAAAAAAAAGAAGAGAAGATGATTGCATCGGCTGCTTCAAATATGAAAGTTGATGGTTTTAGAAAAGGAAAGGTTCCTGCACATATCGTTAAAGCACGCTACGGCAAACAACTCAAAGAAGATGCACAAACAGAAGCACTCAGAGAGCTTTACACAAAAGCTTTAGCTGAACTTGACATCAAAGCAGACCTTGTTGTCGGTGAGCCAAGCTTCTCAAAATTTGAAGAGAAAGATGGCGGGTTAGATCTTGTTATGAAACTTTCATTCAAACCAACTATTATTATCGAAGGCTACAAAGAGTGCGTACCTGAATACAAAGCTCCTAAAATCACTAAAAAAGAGATCGCTGAGAGACTTGAAAAAACACTTCAACTGGTTGCTGATCTTAAAACGGTTGAAGAGAAACGTGCTGTTAAATCAGGCGACTTCGTTGTGATTGATTTTGAAGGCTTTATAGATGGTGTAGCATTTGAAGGCGGTAAAGCAGAAGGCTATACACTTGAAATTGGAAGCAACTCTTTCATTCCAGGTTTTGAAGATGGCATCATTGGTCTAAAAGTAAGTAGCAAAGCTAAAGAGATTGCTGTAACGTTCCCAGAGACTTACGGAAACAAAGACCTTGCAGGAAAACCAACCACATTTAAAGTAACCCTTAAAGAGATTAAAGTTAAAGATATCCCTGAAACTCCTAGCGAAGAGATGATTAAAAAACTTCTTCCAGGTGTTGAGAATCCAACACTAGAAGTTCTTGAAGGTCAAATTGAAGACGAAATTCGCAATGAAAAATTAGCAAAACTTTTCAATGACGAAGTTAAGCCTAAATTTGTTGAAAACGTTTTAGAAAAAATTGTATTTGATCTTCCTGAAAACATTGTCGACCAAGAGATTGACCTTCAAATGAGAAGCGTTTTTGGCAAGCTTAGCGAAGACGAAATCAAAGAATATGCGGGAAATCCTGAAAAAATTAAAGAAAAAAGAGAAGAATTTAGAGCAGAGTCTGAAAAAAGTGTTAAACTAACTTTTATCGTTGATGAATTGGCTAAACAAGAGACCATCAATGTCAGTGACCAAGAAGTCCTTCAGATGATCTACTTTGAAGCAATGCAACAAGGTGCTAATCCAAAAGAATACCTAGAGTTCTATGAGAAACAAGGTGTCCTTCCAGCGATTAAAATGTCTATTATTGAAGAGAGACTCTTCACAAAGCTTTTTACTAAAGGTAAATAA
- a CDS encoding NifS family cysteine desulfurase has protein sequence MRVYLDNNATTIVDPKVFADMEPYFCQMYGNPNSLHEFGSESHPALRKAMDQLYAGINASDEDDIVITSCATESNNWVIKGIYNDKILNGDKDHIITSEVEHPAVGASCKFLEGLGVKVTYLPVNTDGVIELEDLKNAITDKTALVSIMWANNETGMLFPIEEIGAICKERGVLFHTDAVQAVGKIPVDVKKANVDFLSFSAHKFHGPKGVGGLYIKGGQQLTPLFHGGEHMGGRRSGTLNVAGIVGMGKAMELAVESLDFEKNNVRRLRDKLEDAISLIPETLVIGTKEQRVPNTILVSVKGIEGEAMLWDLNKNGIAASTGSACASEALESNPVMEAIGAEADLAHTALRLSLSRFTTDEEIDYTIEILNNAVTRLRAISSTYAYAPEWHVSKL, from the coding sequence ATGAGAGTCTATTTAGATAATAACGCAACAACCATAGTTGATCCTAAAGTTTTTGCTGATATGGAACCCTATTTTTGTCAAATGTATGGCAATCCAAATTCTTTACATGAATTTGGCAGTGAAAGTCATCCTGCACTTCGCAAAGCGATGGATCAGCTTTATGCTGGTATTAATGCAAGCGATGAAGACGATATTGTCATCACATCGTGTGCGACTGAGAGCAATAACTGGGTCATTAAAGGTATTTATAACGATAAAATTTTAAATGGCGACAAAGATCATATTATTACCAGCGAAGTAGAGCATCCAGCCGTTGGAGCTTCCTGTAAATTTTTAGAAGGTCTTGGCGTTAAAGTGACCTACCTTCCTGTTAATACCGATGGTGTCATTGAACTTGAAGATCTTAAAAATGCAATTACCGATAAAACAGCGCTTGTCTCCATTATGTGGGCAAACAACGAAACAGGTATGCTTTTCCCGATTGAAGAGATTGGGGCTATTTGTAAAGAAAGAGGCGTGCTTTTCCATACAGACGCCGTCCAAGCCGTTGGTAAAATTCCTGTGGATGTCAAAAAAGCCAATGTTGATTTTCTAAGCTTTTCTGCTCATAAATTCCACGGTCCAAAAGGTGTTGGAGGTCTTTACATTAAAGGTGGACAGCAACTCACGCCTCTGTTTCACGGTGGTGAACACATGGGTGGACGCCGTAGTGGAACGCTTAATGTTGCGGGTATTGTGGGTATGGGAAAAGCGATGGAACTTGCTGTTGAAAGCCTTGATTTTGAGAAAAACAACGTAAGACGTCTTCGTGACAAACTTGAAGATGCGATTTCGCTTATACCAGAAACTTTGGTGATTGGTACGAAAGAGCAAAGAGTCCCTAATACCATTTTGGTCAGCGTCAAAGGTATTGAAGGCGAAGCGATGCTGTGGGATTTGAATAAAAATGGCATTGCAGCTAGTACAGGAAGTGCTTGTGCGAGTGAAGCGTTGGAGTCAAATCCTGTTATGGAAGCTATAGGCGCAGAAGCTGATCTAGCACATACGGCTCTTCGTCTTTCACTTTCACGCTTTACAACCGATGAAGAGATAGACTACACCATAGAGATTTTAAACAATGCGGTAACACGCCTTCGTGCCATTTCAAGCACCTATGCGTATGCCCCTGAGTGGCATGTTAGTAAGCTATAA
- a CDS encoding MoaD/ThiS family protein, whose product MAKVEFLGPLGRPSIEVDIANLNELKTFFKEDKELQDWLAICAVAVNDTLVCDLNIPLSKEDKISLLPPVCGG is encoded by the coding sequence GTGGCAAAAGTCGAATTTTTGGGACCCCTTGGACGTCCTAGCATTGAAGTGGATATTGCAAATTTAAACGAACTCAAAACCTTTTTTAAAGAGGACAAAGAACTTCAAGACTGGCTTGCTATCTGCGCAGTTGCTGTGAACGATACGCTCGTTTGCGACCTAAATATACCACTCTCCAAAGAGGATAAAATCTCACTTTTACCCCCAGTTTGCGGAGGTTGA
- the clpP gene encoding ATP-dependent Clp endopeptidase proteolytic subunit ClpP: MSYYVPVVIEKTGRGERSYDIYSRLLKDRIIMLSGEINDVVASSIVAQLLFLEAEDPEKDIYLYINSPGGVITSGFSIYDTMNYVRPDISTICIGQAASMGAFLLSSGAKGKRYALPNARIMIHQPLGGAQGQATDIEIQAKEILRMKQVLNEILAKNCSQKLPKIIKDTERDFFMSAEESCEYGLIDKVLDKSFK; this comes from the coding sequence ATGAGCTACTACGTTCCTGTCGTTATCGAAAAAACGGGTCGCGGTGAGAGAAGTTACGATATCTACTCTCGCCTTTTAAAAGATCGTATCATTATGCTCAGTGGTGAGATTAATGATGTTGTTGCTTCTTCTATCGTAGCACAGCTACTGTTTCTTGAAGCGGAAGATCCTGAAAAAGACATCTATCTTTACATCAACTCTCCTGGTGGCGTTATTACCAGTGGTTTTAGTATCTACGATACGATGAACTATGTTAGACCCGATATTAGCACCATTTGTATTGGTCAAGCGGCATCAATGGGAGCATTTTTGCTTAGCTCTGGCGCTAAAGGTAAACGTTATGCGCTTCCTAATGCGCGCATTATGATTCACCAACCACTAGGTGGCGCACAAGGTCAAGCAACGGATATTGAAATTCAAGCTAAAGAAATTTTACGCATGAAACAAGTACTCAATGAAATTTTGGCAAAAAACTGTTCACAGAAACTTCCAAAAATCATTAAAGATACTGAGAGAGATTTTTTCATGAGTGCAGAAGAGTCATGTGAATATGGCTTGATTGATAAAGTATTAGATAAAAGTTTTAAATAA
- a CDS encoding molybdopterin molybdotransferase MoeA, translating to MSKTFLPFDETLEALENSIKTEMGIENIFIGDALGRFLAVDVVAQEDNPTHATSSMDGYAIRCEDQQLGSLIISDFIPAGTETHGVVHKGECVKTFTGTLMSEGSDTLIPIENVEVKEGKIHITSAVSKGFAVRPVGENYKAGEVLIKKGTKIGFAEIGVMAEVSMVQVEVFMKPRIAILSTGNEILDFGEPKTSYAQIRSSNHVTVEAILRQLGCECMRFKLIRDDRDLIEQQLRQALMWSDIVITTGGGSVGDFDFLQSILTDMKIENIIDGSYMKPGRHIRVVKSGHKYIYALPGFPYSASVCTFLFIAPLLRKMRAQTFALPTIKAYMGELYKKRSKFVEFTACNLRFIEGQLVVDLEGKKEGSSAILNNLLENPVLLRVEKDVQKIEKGEMVDVVLLDL from the coding sequence ATGAGTAAGACATTCCTACCGTTTGATGAAACACTAGAAGCGCTTGAAAACTCCATAAAAACAGAAATGGGCATTGAAAATATTTTCATAGGTGACGCGCTTGGTCGCTTTCTTGCCGTTGATGTTGTAGCACAAGAAGACAATCCAACGCATGCAACTTCTTCGATGGATGGTTATGCCATTCGTTGTGAAGACCAACAACTAGGTTCACTGATCATCAGCGATTTTATTCCTGCGGGAACTGAAACGCATGGTGTCGTGCATAAAGGTGAGTGTGTCAAAACCTTTACGGGCACATTAATGAGCGAAGGCAGCGATACGCTGATTCCCATTGAAAATGTCGAAGTTAAAGAGGGAAAAATTCACATCACTTCCGCGGTATCCAAAGGCTTTGCGGTTCGCCCTGTGGGTGAGAACTACAAAGCGGGTGAAGTGCTCATCAAAAAAGGCACGAAGATTGGTTTTGCTGAGATTGGTGTGATGGCAGAAGTGAGTATGGTTCAAGTTGAAGTGTTTATGAAGCCTCGCATCGCCATTCTCTCAACCGGTAATGAAATCTTGGACTTCGGCGAGCCAAAAACGTCTTATGCACAAATTCGAAGTTCAAATCACGTCACCGTTGAAGCGATTTTACGCCAACTAGGCTGTGAGTGTATGCGTTTTAAACTCATTCGAGACGATCGTGATTTGATCGAGCAACAACTCAGACAAGCGTTGATGTGGAGTGACATCGTCATTACCACGGGCGGTGGAAGTGTTGGAGACTTTGACTTTCTACAGAGTATTCTAACCGACATGAAAATCGAAAATATCATCGACGGTTCATACATGAAACCAGGTCGTCACATTCGTGTGGTCAAATCGGGTCACAAATACATCTACGCTCTCCCAGGCTTCCCGTACAGTGCTTCGGTTTGTACCTTTTTATTTATAGCCCCACTGCTTCGCAAAATGCGCGCGCAAACGTTTGCCTTGCCAACGATTAAAGCTTACATGGGCGAGCTCTATAAAAAACGTTCCAAATTTGTGGAATTTACAGCGTGCAATCTTCGATTTATTGAGGGGCAGCTTGTTGTTGATTTAGAAGGCAAAAAAGAGGGCAGTAGTGCCATCCTCAATAACCTCTTAGAAAATCCCGTTCTTTTACGCGTTGAAAAAGATGTCCAAAAAATTGAAAAAGGCGAGATGGTTGACGTGGTATTGCTGGACTTGTAA